One region of Nitrospira sp. genomic DNA includes:
- a CDS encoding response regulator transcription factor — protein sequence MRVLVVEDETKVGSFIKRALEEESYAVDLCEDGAQGLDMALSGSYDLIMIDLMLPSLPGLEVLTRLRKEKIQTPVLILTAQSKVDQRVKGLDAGADDYLTKPFAIDELLARVRALLRRGTAESSGTLQIDDLLLNPATREVTRGGQRIDLTVKEYALLEYFMRHAGRVLTRPMISDHVWNQDFDTFTNVIDVYVNYLRNKIDRGRARKLIHTIRGSGYMLKVD from the coding sequence ATGCGCGTTCTCGTCGTTGAAGATGAAACCAAAGTAGGCTCCTTCATCAAGCGAGCGCTTGAAGAGGAGAGTTACGCCGTCGATCTCTGCGAGGACGGCGCACAAGGCCTCGACATGGCCTTGAGCGGCAGTTACGACCTCATCATGATCGATCTCATGCTGCCGAGCCTGCCCGGGCTGGAAGTACTCACGCGCCTCCGCAAAGAAAAGATTCAGACCCCGGTGCTGATCCTGACGGCGCAGTCAAAAGTGGATCAGCGGGTCAAGGGACTGGACGCCGGCGCGGACGACTACCTCACGAAGCCCTTCGCCATCGATGAATTGCTCGCGCGGGTGCGAGCCCTGTTGCGACGCGGCACGGCCGAATCCTCCGGTACGCTCCAGATCGACGATCTCCTGCTCAATCCGGCCACACGCGAAGTCACGCGCGGCGGACAACGCATCGACTTGACGGTGAAGGAATATGCGCTGCTGGAATATTTCATGCGTCATGCCGGGCGAGTGCTGACTCGTCCTATGATTTCCGACCATGTCTGGAATCAAGACTTCGACACCTTCACCAACGTCATCGACGTCTATGTGAACTACCTGCGGAATAAGATCGATCGCGGACGCGCGCGAAAGTTGATCCATACGATTCGAGGGAGTGGGTACATGCTCAAGGTGGACTGA
- a CDS encoding M48 family metallopeptidase, translating to MPTSRSAFYLDGRTATRHRVTLTVTPATLHIAMPDGSAKQWPYDEIRQTQGTYRGEPVRLEFGPEPAETIVISTAALLRDIHGAAPALARHFHNPARRNARIGWTLCAAVGVALMVVGLYRWGIPGIASAATPFIPVAWEESLGRQVVAHLAPETQQCRNPERLRKLDLIVQTLAATHPESPYRITLSVVDDPTVNAFAAPGGRVVILRGLLERTASPDQLAGVLAHELQHIYQRHTTKAILEQTAATLLLTAVSGDLSGGLAWGLEGARTMGSLHYSRTHETEADLEGLRMMQAARFDPAAMIAFYGTMERGAQDQVGPPAFLSTHPDMGERLATLIALAGPPPSDAQRLLPGEDWNDIRSLCRIQAGGPSASASPDRP from the coding sequence ATGCCCACCAGCCGGAGCGCCTTCTATCTCGACGGTCGCACGGCCACGCGCCATCGTGTCACCCTCACAGTCACCCCCGCGACCCTGCACATTGCGATGCCCGACGGCAGTGCCAAACAATGGCCCTATGACGAGATACGCCAGACGCAGGGGACGTACCGGGGCGAGCCGGTCCGCCTGGAATTCGGGCCTGAACCGGCCGAAACCATCGTCATTTCCACAGCCGCGTTGCTGAGGGACATTCACGGGGCGGCACCGGCTCTCGCACGGCACTTCCATAACCCGGCCAGACGAAACGCGCGCATCGGTTGGACCCTCTGTGCCGCAGTCGGCGTCGCTCTCATGGTCGTGGGTCTCTATCGATGGGGCATCCCCGGTATCGCCTCCGCCGCGACGCCCTTTATCCCCGTAGCGTGGGAAGAATCCCTGGGCCGGCAGGTCGTCGCACACCTTGCGCCGGAAACACAGCAGTGTCGCAATCCGGAGCGACTGCGCAAACTCGACCTCATCGTGCAAACGCTGGCCGCCACACATCCTGAGTCCCCCTATCGGATCACCCTCTCCGTCGTCGATGACCCGACCGTCAACGCATTCGCCGCACCAGGCGGCCGGGTGGTGATTCTCCGCGGCCTGCTGGAACGCACAGCCAGCCCGGATCAACTGGCCGGCGTGCTCGCCCATGAACTCCAACATATCTATCAACGCCATACGACCAAGGCCATTCTGGAACAGACAGCCGCCACGTTGCTGCTGACCGCCGTCTCCGGCGACCTGTCCGGCGGGCTCGCCTGGGGCCTCGAAGGCGCGCGCACGATGGGTTCGTTGCACTATAGCCGTACTCATGAAACGGAGGCCGATCTCGAAGGACTTCGTATGATGCAGGCCGCCCGCTTCGATCCCGCCGCCATGATTGCCTTCTATGGAACCATGGAGAGAGGCGCCCAGGATCAGGTCGGGCCACCTGCCTTCCTCTCCACCCATCCCGACATGGGGGAACGGCTCGCCACGCTCATCGCACTGGCCGGCCCTCCTCCGTCCGACGCCCAACGGCTTCTTCCCGGAGAAGACTGGAACGATATACGCTCGCTTTGTCGCATACAGGCCGGCGGGCCTTCCGCCTCAGCCTCCCCCGACCGGCCTTAG
- a CDS encoding DUF898 domain-containing protein: protein MTTTDAQSETADHSPSVTCNRCLGRYRIRDARRLTGRSRSLCPTCGARFAVVVAAPAVNQRQIEGQVPSPALLQPLASDAPESTPSIQRGSFHGVGGTLLGMQIVNVCLTIVTLGAYHFWAKAKIRRYLFSQTSFAGDRFVYHGTGKELYQGFLKAMVVFGIPYFSLGAAQSLLALPQSVDVILQAMAALVLFLYVPIAIVNARRYRCTRTSWRGIRFSFRGRTADFLKLYFKGWLFTVLTLGTYYPYFQTQRQAFLHSHTYFGNQQFRFTGHGSGLMVPFAVTLFTTYAVLCLCGLALALQLTNAGLTLLLIPFVLGPVWVWLLGQKQKYYWDHTTFGEARFSSSITWQKLFGLYLGNLALLLLTLGWAWPWVTVRNARFFTGTLSLQGVTDLDRVLQDTTETSVTGEGLSNLLDTGFDMD from the coding sequence ATGACCACCACCGACGCGCAGAGCGAGACCGCCGACCACTCCCCAAGCGTAACCTGCAATCGCTGCCTCGGTCGCTATCGGATTCGCGACGCACGTCGATTGACGGGCAGATCCCGAAGCCTCTGCCCGACTTGCGGGGCACGATTCGCCGTCGTGGTCGCCGCGCCTGCTGTAAATCAACGACAAATTGAAGGACAGGTCCCTTCGCCGGCGCTCCTCCAGCCTCTGGCATCCGATGCCCCTGAATCCACCCCCTCAATACAACGCGGGTCCTTTCATGGAGTCGGCGGCACCTTGCTGGGCATGCAGATCGTCAACGTCTGCCTGACCATCGTCACCCTTGGCGCTTATCACTTTTGGGCCAAAGCGAAGATCCGCCGGTACCTGTTCAGTCAAACCTCATTCGCGGGAGACCGGTTTGTCTATCACGGCACCGGAAAAGAACTGTATCAGGGGTTCCTGAAAGCGATGGTGGTCTTCGGCATTCCCTATTTTTCGTTAGGCGCCGCACAGAGCTTGCTGGCCCTCCCGCAATCGGTCGACGTCATCTTGCAAGCGATGGCGGCTCTGGTGCTGTTCCTCTATGTCCCGATCGCCATCGTCAATGCGCGGCGGTATCGCTGCACCCGCACCTCCTGGCGAGGCATCCGGTTCTCGTTTCGAGGACGGACGGCGGACTTCCTGAAGCTCTATTTCAAAGGGTGGCTCTTCACCGTTCTGACCCTGGGCACCTACTATCCCTATTTCCAGACGCAGCGGCAGGCATTTCTCCACTCCCACACCTATTTCGGCAATCAGCAGTTTCGGTTTACCGGACACGGATCGGGCCTGATGGTGCCCTTTGCCGTCACACTCTTCACCACCTACGCGGTACTGTGCTTATGCGGCCTCGCCTTGGCCCTCCAGTTGACGAACGCCGGGCTCACGCTGCTCCTGATTCCCTTCGTGCTCGGTCCGGTGTGGGTGTGGTTGCTCGGGCAGAAACAGAAGTATTACTGGGATCACACCACGTTCGGCGAAGCACGATTTTCATCCAGCATCACCTGGCAAAAACTATTCGGCCTTTATCTCGGCAACCTTGCTCTCTTGCTGCTCACGTTGGGGTGGGCCTGGCCATGGGTGACCGTCCGGAACGCCCGCTTCTTCACCGGCACGCTTTCGTTGCAGGGTGTGACGGATCTCGATCGCGTTCTGCAAGACACCACCGAAACGTCCGTCACCGGCGAAGGCCTGTCGAACCTGCTCGACACCGGCTTCGATATGGACTAA